A section of the Amycolatopsis sp. AA4 genome encodes:
- a CDS encoding MarR family winged helix-turn-helix transcriptional regulator codes for MAADERLFFLLQSAAHRLRVEGDRRCLAAGGVTTAQLGALLAVYDQPGLTQRELATELGQRESAITAMTGRLIEAGLIVRQPHPEQHRALVLDLTPEGKATITRLRPVIESFNRELHALLGDAFGPTSQALQYLAGWPG; via the coding sequence ATGGCCGCCGACGAACGTCTCTTCTTCCTGCTGCAGAGCGCGGCACACCGGCTGCGCGTCGAGGGCGACCGGCGCTGCCTCGCCGCGGGCGGCGTGACGACCGCGCAGCTCGGCGCGCTGCTCGCGGTGTACGACCAGCCCGGGCTCACCCAGCGCGAACTGGCCACCGAGCTGGGCCAGCGCGAATCGGCGATCACCGCGATGACCGGACGGCTGATCGAGGCGGGGCTGATCGTCCGGCAGCCGCATCCGGAACAGCACCGGGCGCTGGTCCTGGACCTGACGCCGGAGGGGAAGGCGACGATCACCCGGCTGCGGCCGGTGATCGAGTCGTTCAACCGCGAACTACACGCGCTGCTGGGCGACGCGTTCGGGCCGACCAGCCAGGCGCTGCAGTATTTGGCGGGGTGGCCGGGCTGA
- a CDS encoding PaaI family thioesterase produces MDIDFARAGLAAQPFSVLLGARVAEFGGGRAVLELDVRDDLRQQNGYLHGGVLAYAADNALTFAAGTVLGAQLLTSGFSIDYLVPGDGVLLRAEATVVQASRSRATCRCDLYTVDGEGNLTLCAAAQGSAVVRRSATPG; encoded by the coding sequence ATGGACATAGACTTCGCGCGCGCCGGGCTCGCCGCGCAACCGTTCAGCGTCCTGCTCGGCGCGCGGGTCGCGGAATTCGGCGGCGGACGCGCGGTGCTGGAGCTGGACGTCCGCGACGACCTCCGCCAGCAGAACGGCTACCTGCACGGCGGTGTCCTCGCCTATGCCGCCGACAACGCCCTCACCTTCGCCGCCGGGACTGTGCTCGGCGCGCAGTTGCTCACGAGCGGCTTCTCCATCGACTACCTCGTGCCCGGCGACGGCGTGCTGCTGCGTGCGGAAGCGACGGTCGTCCAAGCGAGCCGTTCGCGGGCCACGTGCCGGTGCGACCTGTACACAGTGGACGGAGAAGGAAACCTGACGCTATGCGCGGCCGCACAAGGATCCGCGGTGGTCCGGCGGTCGGCTACTCCCGGGTAA
- a CDS encoding proteasome assembly chaperone family protein, whose protein sequence is MGLDPEELYEVDSDVPDLDGAVLLHFFEGFMDAGSAGRLVTDHLTGEVENRIVARFDVDRLIDYRSRRPAMIYAVDHWEEYEAPELVVRLLHDEDGIPFLLLSGPEPDREWELFAAAVRQLVERWGVRLTVGYHGIPMGAPHTRPLGVTAHATREHLVGEHQPLPNRMQVPGSIAAMLEYRFGEWGHDAMGFAAHVPHYLAQSTYPAAALTILDSIGKATGLRLPDGELRTAAEVAKAEIDRQVAESEESVDVVRALERQYDTFTEASGHSLLAESQEHMPTADELGSQFERFLAEQGGDGSER, encoded by the coding sequence GTGGGACTCGATCCCGAGGAACTGTACGAGGTGGACTCGGACGTCCCCGACCTGGACGGAGCGGTGCTCCTCCACTTCTTCGAGGGTTTCATGGACGCGGGCTCGGCCGGACGGCTGGTCACCGACCACCTGACCGGCGAGGTCGAGAACCGGATCGTCGCGCGGTTCGACGTCGACCGGCTCATCGACTACCGGTCGCGCCGCCCGGCGATGATCTACGCGGTCGACCACTGGGAGGAATACGAGGCCCCCGAACTGGTCGTGCGCCTGCTGCACGACGAGGACGGCATCCCGTTCCTGCTGCTGTCCGGCCCGGAGCCGGACCGCGAATGGGAGTTGTTCGCGGCCGCCGTGCGCCAGCTGGTGGAGCGCTGGGGCGTGCGGCTCACCGTGGGCTACCACGGGATTCCGATGGGAGCCCCGCACACGCGCCCGCTCGGCGTCACCGCGCACGCGACGCGCGAGCACCTGGTCGGCGAGCACCAGCCGCTGCCCAACCGGATGCAGGTCCCGGGCAGCATCGCCGCGATGCTGGAGTACCGCTTCGGCGAATGGGGCCACGACGCGATGGGCTTCGCCGCGCACGTGCCGCACTACCTGGCGCAGTCGACCTATCCGGCCGCCGCGCTGACGATCCTCGACTCGATCGGCAAGGCCACCGGCCTGCGCCTTCCCGACGGCGAACTCCGCACCGCGGCCGAGGTCGCCAAGGCGGAAATCGACCGCCAGGTCGCCGAATCCGAGGAATCCGTCGACGTGGTGCGCGCGCTGGAACGTCAGTACGACACGTTCACCGAAGCGTCCGGGCACAGCCTGCTCGCCGAATCGCAGGAACACATGCCGACCGCGGACGAACTGGGCTCGCAGTTCGAACGCTTCCTCGCCGAACAGGGCGGCGACGGCTCCGAACGCTGA